ggttttgattttttttctgtaatacatTTTGATGAGTTCATTTCATTTGAATAATTTGCTGTACACGGGCTTTATCGAGATCGAATGATAAATGTTTTCCTTTATGTTGTGATCAAAGAATTACTTAGTGATTGCTTTTTGATATTCCTAATTTCAAAgcatatattttttcaatattgtcTTGAATTTGACGACATTTTGAACAAACTGCTTAACTGTATCAAAATTCTTTGAGACTAGTAACGTCTGACGTCTATATCCTTGTTAACATGTCCGCACAGGCAGGAATCCTTGTGATGAATGAAATGTATTCCAGGTTATGGTTCATGGAGTTCACCTTAATAGGTGTTATTGCTGGCATGTTTGTCATCGGCACGTGCTTGTTGGTAGTGTGTCATTTCTCGAGCGATCCCAACAGTCGTCATGCTTTCAACACCTCAACAAAGAACACATGCGCCAGAGGGTTAAACATATTTGTAAGTGCAAAAATTGttcatatatgttttttttttttatataacttttctaaTGTTAATCTAGCAAATGTTGTGAAAAAGATTTAAAGAATGTGTCAAATTGAACAAAACGTTCTTATTGTGATATTGAAGAGTTTGTCATTGTCTCATTCATTTAAACTGATGAAGGGCTATGATAATTGTTCAGTTGTCTTAATACCCTCATTAAGATTATGTGAATGGTCAAATTTAATAATTCTATTGTTAGTCGTAAGTTCCGTAGTTTGTCGTTAGTTCCATTGTAAgttgttacttttatttttagtCGTTAGTTTTGTTTTAACCCGTTAGATCTGTTAAAAGTTGTTAGTCGTTAGTTCCGTTGATAGACATAAGTTCCGTTGTTAGGCATCGGTTATGCTTTTTAGTTGTTAATTCCGTTGTTAGTTGCTAGTTCCGTTGTTAGACATTGGTTCTGTTGTTAGTCGTTAGTTCCGTTATTAGTCGTTAGTTCTGTTTTTCCGTTGTTAGTCATTAATTCCTGTGATAGTCATCATTATGGCCGTTAGTTGTTAGTTCCATTATTAAACGATTGTTCCATGATTATTCAATAATTCAGTTGTTAGTCGTTGGTTCCACTGAACAGCTCCGTCTATCGTATAACTGTTTAGaaatgaagatagaataaaaatgcGGCATCGAGAAGAAACAAGCGGTATAGTAAAAGCCAGCAAATACGAAGATAGCTGTGATAGCTGTATTTATTTCAGTAGAGTACGTGGTGAAGCATGCTTAACATGTGAGAAAACATAGTTTTAGAACCATATATCTTCATCTTCTTGTGTTGGAGAGCGGTGGCCTGGTGGTTAAGGTGTAGGCTGCTCAACCCAGAATTTTGGTTTGAGCCCCACTAAGGTCATGGCCATGCCTTCTCATATAACATCAGTACTGACTTTTCTATGAGGCGGACTTGAGAGTAGTTCAAGTAAGCTTAAAGCTATCATCACACTCGATAAAACAAACGAGTATAAACTAACCTTTGTTTTGTTTCCTCTAGATGCTCGTGCTGAGTTACATACTCGTGCTGGCCTGGGTATTTGTTAGTGCTATCTTAGTCATTCCCGTAGGCGCATTCACTCTTCTCATCGTCATGGTAGACTACCAAGATGTCACATCCATCGATCTGTCACATTATGGTAAGTCACTTGATctggcttatatatatatattgaaagtaacattttaGTACAATATTTGTATTGATACGTCAAGTCCAATTACGATAATTGCATTGATATGCGACGCTTCATTACGATATTTGCATGTGACGTGTTAGTACGATGCTTGTATTTATATTATGACGTGTTACCACATTTTTATATTGATGTGTGACGAGGTAGTACGATACTTACATAGTTATTTTACCGCACGTTGATAAACGTCAGTTGTCTTTTACGTTTTGCAAGAAGCCCAGTTTTTAACAGACCTTTATGCGTGTGAAGGGAATCAATCATGATGAACGAATGTACGATAGGTTATTTAGGTACGGTACATGTCCTCGAATGAAATTAGGTACAAAACAAAATTTCGGTATAATaccgtataaaacatgtattgattTCACGCGTGTTACTGCGATACATGCATTGATATATTACGATTTGTATGCTACGTGAAATTGTAATTTTACGACTTTACGTGTACTGGAAGTAAGATTTTAATACGATTTATCATGCATTGTTTTGTCACATTTGAATGCGACTTCACCTTTCATTTCGAAACATGCACTGATATGTCGCGTTTTAGCATGATACATGTTTTATCATATGACGATTTTATGTAcatgcttttaaattaaatttaatatgaTGAATAAATAATTGTGCAGGTTTAGTATGATAAATTATGTATTGGTATCTGACGTTTCAATATATATACATCGGTATCTCACAAATCAGTACGATAAATGCCTTTGAAATGCTAGTATGTTACATGCATTGATATTTATTCATGCTTTGAAATATAACTTTCAAGTCAGACACGAGCATTGATACGTTTAACGTTTAAAGTTAGACGTATGCATCACGTTTAGGCAAGATAATGTGCATTAATACGTCACGTCGAGGTCAGATTCATACGTAAAATGCTCACTCGTTAAGTaaggtacatgtatttgatatatcACATTTTAGCATAACCCTTGCAACATTCTGTCATGACTTAGTAaaatacataatgtttttttGCTTTGATATTCTAGTACTACATGTTCTATACATGATATTCTGTTAGCAAATTATGATaagtaatgtacattttgtatatgagaaataaaaagaattgaaaatggtttcagcTGTTTCTTAAAAAGATTAGGTAATATATAATTTAGTCGAAATCGTTTCAAATCTTCCTACTGCATTAGTTATTAGCACTGTACAgctttatttttcatatgtaagGGAGGTAACTTAAAATGCTGTTATTAGTTACACATTTGTTTAATCGTTCCTTCCTTAATTTTCAGGCTGTCATTCACGGATCATCAGCGGAGAAGACCTGGAAAGATTCAcgaatgaagtaaaaaaaaattataaggaAACTATGTTATAAATTAATCACCTTAATTATAACTTAATTATTTCTGTCACGTAATGTATTATAAACCGGAAATGCGTACATTTCCTGacttaaaagtataaaacaaagtCTTCATTGTGCATCTTTGAAGGTCTTTCGTTTTAAAACAAGGAAATACATTTGCAAGCAGTGGTtgaatgattttgaaataaaagttctTACTCGTTCACATAAATGATCTGGCCTCTTTGATTGACTGACTGCCACCTTAGATTGGTCTGACTGACTGGCATTTGTTCTATCGGCAGAATCTGATGATAGGACAGTTGATTGACTGTCTttacaaaacataactgaactATTTCTAAGTAACTGACTTGAAGCATcaagaaaacaatgaaataaatatttgcacaTAAATTGTGTAACTATTTCAGGGTCGGGATTTACTGATCTGTTACACAGCGGCGTACTTCTCTGCAGTCCTTGTCATCATAAGCTTAGTAAGTATTGTATTCTATATCAAAGCCAATTTCAACATCGACGATACATTGACTTTATCAGATAatgatattgatattgatatcATAACGCAACGTCTGCTAGTCGTaaatacccgcccgcttagctcagtaggtagagcgtttgtctacggatcgcgaggtcgtgagttccatcctcgggcggggcgtatgttctccttgactatttgataaacgacattgtgtttgaagtcattagtcccccaccaccgattcatgtggggaagatggaagttatttgcggagaactggtttgtactggtacaaaatccaggaacattggttaggttaattaattaactgcccgccgttacatgactgaaatactgttgaaaaacggcgtttaacccaaaaacAAATATTAGTCATAAATAGTTTGACGATGGAAGGGAAATAAATCTTGCATCCCTATGTATGAACGCGAGATAGTTTATGTTAGCTTAGCCGGCAAGTGATTATGtgcgttcgggtttaacgtctttttcaacaatttttcattcatataaacgacggtgtctacttgtgattatgcctttgcgaccagtgtagaccaagatcatcctgcacatccgtgcaggctgatcatggtctgcactgttcgttattcagtcagtaaattttcaatgatcaccccttcgaataataaataatACTGCACAAATAGAATGACAGAcagtccaatttagaaatttagcagggtaaaggtaaaaacaaagaaaaatatcaaacagggagtgccacgcaccaaaagcgcagcctcctcaaaacgaaccccccagcacgcaaacgcgtgcaccacacacacactcaaagcttacacatcaggacaaaacgaacaacacacacacacacacacacacacacacacacacacgcactaaaaaccaacacataaggacaagacgaacaataagcatacacacacgcgcgcacacaaagtcaacacacaaggacaaaacgaagaaacaaaggaacacagtggggcaccgccttggaacggtcagtggcaaaaacaccactggggagcttaaaccggtttatggtgcgcacccaacctcactcttacccccaccatgttccaaagacatgggacagtgtaaataaaagtaatcccctccaggtgaatctctaacacacgtaatggaaacaaaaaggcatggcatgtaaaacacaaaaatgctcgtgtataaatatataaaaagcaaaccttaagaaccaaaaacgtatgtactcaatgccttttcagaagacagagcaacaagagaaacacccttaagagcccgacgaaacaggcaagAAGACTTAAGTCATGattcttattttctcttttcagATCCATTTCTTGATGTGTATAAGCGCCAACATAACCCACCTTCGTGATGCTAGATTCGCTACTCTTAACGCTTACGAGGAAGCAGAGGACGCTCAAAATGCGAAGCAGCTAAACGATACAACCATGTGACTTCCGGTTACGTGAATACGGGCACGTGACAACCACGAAAACATGTAACTTTAAGATTTTGATATACGATCTCAGAAAGGACTGTTGGAAAGTGTAAATATGAAGTGCAATAAGTCAAAAGAGATTAGGAAAATAGGACGGAATACTCAGGATTGGAGTTattagttaaaatatataatttgggCGTTTGaacaaaaggaaataaatttaataaaagtctGGTTTGGCTTTATGTAAACAGAAGGGAATACAAAGAGAAAGATTAAGTTTAGACTAGTTTATGTTGACGCTTCTAATGTTGGTGTGCTTTATATTTCGGTGTTGATTCTTTGAATGGGTTACATGCGTGACATGTTGGAAGATGGGAGACAATAGCGATGAGTAATTGCAAGCATGTGCTGAAAGTTATACACTTTTCTCAAGCGTCCTACGAAGGGGGTACATCTACGAGAAAATCCTTCTTGTATTTGAGTTACTTAACGCCAGTAGATATATTATTCTCTTTTGGTGTCTTGCCAGAGTCTCAGAGTCAGATCTGCCGGGGGAACACTACACGTACAGATATTCTAGCGGAACATTACCTAGAAGAAAAAACGGTGTCAAGCCCAAACGGTCAGCTATACAATGTATACTTCTTTTGATCATATAACTTTTATCAATATCATCAACATGATTTTAGGTGACATAGTACCTATATTGTCATTTTACTTCATAATTGTATACCATTCACATCGAGAACACAGTTACGTCATATAACGGAGATAAAATGTCAGAACACGAGCCCAAGTCGTCAGATCATTTACAACTttgatatatatcatatagacTGTGTTATAGAGATTAGAGTTACATACCCTATACACTTTTAATTAATTAGACAAGTAATGAAACAATACCCTTAATAACGACTGTATAAATGCAAATGTATAACTAACATTCACGTAAGATATCTTTACAAAACTTAACACTCTTGCTTTGTACCTTAGCAAGCTTTTCAAAAGCGTTGGCCGctttaaagatatatttctaGCGAGCTAATAACATGGATAATGAAGTAACAACGGTATATATTTTACTGTACACCAGGAAAATACCATTACACCAGATAGTAGATAAAATGGTTGTGTCAAAGGCTTTAATGGTGAACTTGAGTATAAAGAATACTGCTAAAGGACAAACACCTCTCTTTATAAGTAGAGATCTCCTCTCATGTTTGGTAGAATAGTTCAAGAAAATAAACCCCTGTAGAGCAACTTACTCTGTACAacagacatattttatttttctcgATAGTGTTTCTGACTAGAGAGGTATAAATCTGCAAGGAATAACTCGTTGTATACCCACATAATTATGGTACCTTAATCTCTAAAAGTAGGAAGACTTTAGTGTAAATGCGTTAAAACACATGGCAGTTGTGATTCTATTATGCTATTCTTACCATTAAGTAAAAGTCAGTTTTTATTGACGTTTTTGTTACCAATAACACTCATTACATTTAATACATCGATTACTCgctcatttgttaaatttctgcTTGTATGTTTAATAGATAATATTTGAGATCTAACCTTAAAGATCTTGGCTGATTGTATTACATCTTTAGAAATGCAAAAAGAGTCTTGGACATGATATCAATAATCTTAACTTGTGGAGAGTATTTGCTTGTTTTTCAACTACAATGTACAAGAAggtaaatttttactttttaattcctTTATAGTCATACAAAGTAATTTGTTATTTCTTTCGCAAttctttttacattttggttTTACTTTTCCACTACTGCATTTGAACTATAACACGTGACTTGTTTCTTACCATAGACGCCATGACAGCAAATAAATCTTGTACATATATGAAGCCATTTAAACactttccgttttattttattttatcatttttttgtttttaaagacattttaaccTGTTTAACAGGGTTATTGTTCAATGTCTTTAAAGAATGCTAACTGTCTATGTACTGGTGTAAATGGCAGCTAGATTGTATAGTAAGTTATTAGATTGACTGTTAATTACATATTTGTAATATGCCGGTGGAAAAAAACACAATACATACTGTGTTTACACACTACCAGCATGTTACATATATGGAATAATGTGTGATATTTTTCTACTTAATGTTATCTGTTGATAAAGGTGGCTTTTAATCACGTTATAACTGTTTTGTCTAGCGTATGATCGTGTGCTTAATTTCGGATGGTTATTTTAGCCATTTATTACCCGCCGTATATATGTATAGTGTAATGTATAACTTGATAtgctaatatttatatatagtacCATTCTACTATTTATCATAATTGTACATGTTTCTTAGGGCTCTGTATTTTAGAAGTGCTTTCCAGATCTATCCCTGCACGTTGCATTAACAGATTGCATTTGTCCATAATTGTACAGTTTTGTGCAAAAAATTATATTTCGTTTAACCAACTAGCATTACGGACTGAAAACACAGATGTAAGAACTTTTGTAATAGAGGGAAATagtcatcatttttttaaatttgaatagaTCGAGTGTGGTACAATGCATCGGGATAGGATGTGAATAAGCTTAACACAGGAGTCgttacctagttttttttcactttaatataCCTCCATTTCAAATTCAGGTAAATACGCGGTGCTTAATGATAGTAACTTAGGGCATGTTTATTTCTGAAAGAAATTTCATGTTTAATCGTCTCTGTTAGCGATCATAAACTGAATACAGCGCATACCTAACGGATATAGCTGCTAAGGAAAAATCGTGCAATACTATGAAACTGTGTGCATAAACTAAAGCTGTTTTTTCTATACATGTTAAATATGCATACCAAAAATAGTTTGTTAATACATATTGATAAATCAACATATATCATGTTTTTGTTGGCAAAGTTCATGAGACTTCAAAATTTCTCGCGAACATTCACGAAAATGGGCAATAGTTTTCGAATTAAATACGATACCATGCTTAAATGCGGTTCTTGAAGTTTTGATGTGGTAAATTATTACTAATTAATTACTTTTCTGTTAATTGTTTATTTTCGCAGTTGTTATATATATAGAGCTTCGTGTTCCGTCAGTCATGTTGTCAGTTTCTATGAAAGTCTACATAACAAATGTATAGTGCAACTTTTTTTCGAGTGTAGAAAATAATGTAACTGGCATGCTTCTAGTAATCTGATAGTTTACCTTTCGCTCAATTATACTTGTCTAGAAGACGGGAGTATCATGCatattgacaaaatttaatgctaAGTGTGAAATACCTAATGCAAAATGCTAATTACAAGATACTTAGTGTAAAACAGTAGCCGTCAAATAGTATTTAgcataaagtttttaaaattttgtaaatagcATGGCGCACTTGCCTtccatttattttaaaaccaaataatTGTTTTATGTGTGTAATTATCTGCAGGTTGTTTTGAACGTTGAAAGTAAAGTAACATATATAAATGTTAGTACTTCTTTTACTGTTTGAAGTTTAATGAAAGTTATGTATAGGAGatgttgtattgttttatttgcctTTTACAACAGTTTTACGTTATGCTTACATTGGTATTTGTACTTTAGATTTGCATATATTCATTGTAATAAATCTCAttgtaaatgaaatatctttatatCTTTATTATTGGCTTCTTAAAACGTCTGTAGataatcaaagcgctgacagcaaagaaaggttgaaacccgcaTTTGACGTGCAATAAACCACTCCGCTGTAACAGTGACTTCCATGAAACAGTATATCGTTAAAACCATTTGCATCCATGTAACATTATATAGTAGAAATTCTGCTCTGACTAAAaccatcaagtgtcttgaaacacactGACAAGTTGGGTAAGGCAACCTTATATCGGCTTGATTAAAATTTACTCtaatgataccaatgagaaatacagtgtctgtttcattaacccttagcctgctggcggcaaaggattctgcctttgcgaccagtgcagaccaagatcagcctgcacatccgtgcagtctgatcatggtctgcactgttcgctgttcagtcagtaaattttcagtaaacaccccttcaaatgataaatggtaccgcccaaattagaagatggaccagtccattatagaaatttagcatggtaagggttaaaaacacAAAGAAACAGTCTCATGAAATCATGTGTACAAAGGTAGCTTTACCCTTAAAGATGTAAATGGTGCTAACACCAATGCTCTACCACTTGCAGCTTGGCGGAGACTCGGACACAGTCTGATGGTTACTCTAATTCCAATACACTCCAAACTTTATCGTTCCCTTGAACTGAACAGTATATTTAAATGAGAAATACCAGTTCACTGTATAGCTGTAATAACGCGTGTTCTGGCGACTTGAGATGCTTTTGTCACAAACAAATAGAGAATCTGTTGGTATGAACGTCTGAAATGAAAAAATCTAGTCCTACCTATTAATGAGCACGTAGATTCACAAAGAAATTCAACATCTAATGTATGCATTTAGAAGCAATGACTACTATAGGATAGGCAACACTGAGTGcatttgtttcagaaaataaacataaataatcGTAGCTGTCCGCACAGATTTAACCTTTAAAGTAGGCGTTCACTATATATATCGATCAAGGTGGATAAGtgaagtgaaaaataaaaaaaataaaaaaaaaacaacaacaatccaACCCATTCTATATACCAGGCAAACATTGAGACAATTAAGAGGAATACTGACAAAGTTTCTCTGCTTTAAAGGTCACTGTGGTGCATCCTGCTGAAAATAGCATTGTTTGTCATGGTAACTTCAAAATAAACTATGAATTACTTAACTTAAAATGACGATCATTATACTCATGTATACAATAAAattgtggaaaaccacaggtcgccctaGTTTTGCTTGGTTCAGAAAGGCCTTATAAACCGGACTTCAAGCTTGCAATCGCATATACATCTAATGTTTAATAACTTATGTACTCTTTATTTTGTGAGTTTTCGGAAATGTGGGTTATATATCCATGCttcattttcaagttttgacCGTGTTTGCGACCCAAAAAGTTCCCTAAGTACTTGACCGATCAAGGCACGTACAAGATGTAACAATATTAGAAAGAAATGATCAGATCTTGCTCTGAATCCCGTATACTAAGGTATAAGGTTCACGTTGAGGTTCACTACTTACAGGGCCTCACTGATCCTACTCATGACTTGTCTGTAGGACACTTTAATGAAAACTGTGAAAACAGTCACATATGTGGAATAATTAAACAACTTTTGTAACAAATTTCTATAAACGTGAAACCAAGCTGTTCTAAAATTAAAGATGGTCACATATCTCATAAAAAAACGTCACAAATGTAAATCACAAACGTAAAAATATATTCCTACAAAATTAATGTGAACATAGTTTTCTTCGGTCATCTTGAAAGTTTTATCTAGACCAAAAATACCGTGTTGTTTATTTActgttaaaacattgtcatgacgtcactcctttgttctcgctgtactgtttttttaatattggactgctttcaatgggactgagttcagtattttccacgtggagtccaatattattttaatattggactgtgtatttaatattggactgcacgaggaaaacgatttatatacaaaatcaatgtcttcgtgtagtccaatatttatcaatacatgtagcgtaattccatatagaaatattgtaatcaaatgaaagcagtccaataaaataacacagtactgataataaaagggaaaattaatatcaaaattaaattttatgtatagatctagatgcaaaattttgaaaatagcattatacatatatgtattctgcatgcgtcaacgtagtcttactccTTAAACGACGTTTCCCTAGAGCAATAATttcttccagttttaaaaattgtgcaagaatttattgctctctattgaaaaagcagttttataagaccaatcatgatagttcttttaggccgtactgtcaatagcctttatgattttgttaagtttaaatgaaatgtcatcaatacttttcaagtaatgctccggaaaaagccttattttgtataataaagggagataatccaacagctaggtaaggtagagctatggttctttgacactgctctttgattgctctatgattatgtgaaattttaataaaatgccgttaataccTTTTAAGttatacaacggacggacgggcggacggacggaaagacgcacAAAGTGTCAAGCAAAGtgctcgcccttcgggaagcataaaaataatagtaataatcatTTGCGATATACGAAAATTAGGTGAAGCATTGCATCATCGTATACATggctcatattttgttatgtcacattcCACATTTCCCGTATTTATCCGTtcatctgtacatagaaaaactaaacaaatgcttacacgttaatgttcatgtaaacccctgaaaatgatatgagccgcgccgtgggaaaacgaacagagtgcgtttgcgaccagcatggatcaagattaacctgcgcatccacgtagtctgggcaggattcatactgttcgataacagtttgtctaatggcattaggctttgaaagcgaacagcatggatcctggccagactgcgcaggctggtcgcaaaaccaatatgttggtttttttatggtgcagctcatagatttgttgggtattgacagttacagtttatgtttatttaagtattacatccgtattgaaaaaaaactgtaaaaaaaaacaggatgttcatttaaaaaaaatgaacgtTTATTGCACCCTACGtagaataaattgcctttatttcttgtatttgaagccagtgtgaagcatttgctcacatttgttcagtctgtgagatGGTCTATTCGGAAAGAAAAAGGAACTGCAATTAAGGGACACATGTACTtgcatgaaccttagttttgtcgaaatatcttttaattttgtactcgtatattctatttcattctatgctattttatgaaatactgagattttagtgaaaataaatctaatagattcaaagtgaatgatattaaatatatttttcagtatttcagttgggactacattaaacatccgttgtaataataacaacataaatacgagtagcttcgagtgcatcaataaaaatcatactgaaagcaagttttccttagttttctgcatccgcctcgccactatgcgtctaaaggaacgaaaataatatatttggacttaccagtagctgtatccgataatatattaaaatgtctgttctgtaagtcttcttgcactaaatttgaagattttcgggcaagttcatgtacaacccaacaaaaactgtcattgaattaataaatcacaacagtatattgtcaggcgtgtaaacaaacaacccatt
This window of the Mercenaria mercenaria strain notata chromosome 5, MADL_Memer_1, whole genome shotgun sequence genome carries:
- the LOC123556604 gene encoding uncharacterized protein LOC123556604 isoform X17, which produces MGQRIWYAHSENCLERTLHCLSHVPCASLVAWIILFLGLGGVTGSLLIGADRTRDLLEDDRMLWFMEFTLIGVIAGMFVIGTCLLVVCHFSSDPNSRHAFNTSTKNTCARGLNIFMLVLSYILVLAWVFVSAILVIPVGAFTLLIVMVDYQDVTSIDLSHYGCHSRIISGEDLERFTNEGRDLLICYTAAYFSAVLVIISLIHFLMCISANITHLRDARFATLNAYEEAEDAQNAKQLNDTTM
- the LOC123556604 gene encoding uncharacterized protein LOC123556604 isoform X12 codes for the protein MGQKIWLAHSENCLERTLHCLSHVPCASLVAWIILFLGLGGVTGSLLIGADRTRDLLEDDRMLWFMEFTLIGVIAGMFVIGTCLLVVCHFSSDPNSRHAFNTSTKNTCARGLNIFMLVLSYILVLAWVFVSAILVIPVGAFTLLIVMVDYQDVTSIDLSHYGCHSRIISGEDLERFTNEGRDLLICYTAAYFSAVLVIISLIHFLMCISANITHLRDARFATLNAYEEAEDAQNAKQLNDTTM
- the LOC123556604 gene encoding uncharacterized protein LOC123556604 isoform X2 produces the protein MSEFSNLIASSSFNDGHDINSPTEKDGVKEFKPKPGSRRSRTSANSNRQTCAHSENCLERTLHCLSHVPCASLVAWIILFLGLGGVTGSLLIGADRTRDLLEDDRMLWFMEFTLIGVIAGMFVIGTCLLVVCHFSSDPNSRHAFNTSTKNTCARGLNIFMLVLSYILVLAWVFVSAILVIPVGAFTLLIVMVDYQDVTSIDLSHYGCHSRIISGEDLERFTNEGRDLLICYTAAYFSAVLVIISLIHFLMCISANITHLRDARFATLNAYEEAEDAQNAKQLNDTTM
- the LOC123556604 gene encoding uncharacterized protein LOC123556604 isoform X4; protein product: MFDNLSEYISINQTVHIVTGAMCDMGLRLRIWLSHSENCLERTLHCLSHVPCASLVAWIILFLGLGGVTGSLLIGADRTRDLLEDDRMLWFMEFTLIGVIAGMFVIGTCLLVVCHFSSDPNSRHAFNTSTKNTCARGLNIFMLVLSYILVLAWVFVSAILVIPVGAFTLLIVMVDYQDVTSIDLSHYGCHSRIISGEDLERFTNEGRDLLICYTAAYFSAVLVIISLIHFLMCISANITHLRDARFATLNAYEEAEDAQNAKQLNDTTM
- the LOC123556604 gene encoding uncharacterized protein LOC123556604 isoform X7, coding for MSQQAHSENCLERTLHCLSHVPCASLVAWIILFLGLGGVTGSLLIGADRTRDLLEDDRMLWFMEFTLIGVIAGMFVIGTCLLVVCHFSSDPNSRHAFNTSTKNTCARGLNIFMLVLSYILVLAWVFVSAILVIPVGAFTLLIVMVDYQDVTSIDLSHYGCHSRIISGEDLERFTNEGRDLLICYTAAYFSAVLVIISLIHFLMCISANITHLRDARFATLNAYEEAEDAQNAKQLNDTTM
- the LOC123556604 gene encoding uncharacterized protein LOC123556604 isoform X19, producing MPAHSENCLERTLHCLSHVPCASLVAWIILFLGLGGVTGSLLIGADRTRDLLEDDRMLWFMEFTLIGVIAGMFVIGTCLLVVCHFSSDPNSRHAFNTSTKNTCARGLNIFMLVLSYILVLAWVFVSAILVIPVGAFTLLIVMVDYQDVTSIDLSHYGCHSRIISGEDLERFTNEGRDLLICYTAAYFSAVLVIISLIHFLMCISANITHLRDARFATLNAYEEAEDAQNAKQLNDTTM